The proteins below come from a single Syntrophobacterales bacterium genomic window:
- a CDS encoding (2Fe-2S)-binding protein — protein MVNLTIDNKKIQAEEGQTLLDVARQNGIVVPTLCHHESLEPSGSCRLCSVEVGEGSRTKVVTSCLYPVAEGLVVQTGSERVMNVRRTVIQLLLARAPESEQLFQMAENMGISPEPRFKASEDGNKCVLCRLCVRTCEKIVGVSAIGFSSRGPQKNVCTPFHEPSNVCIGCGACSYVCPTGQIEMHTSPAGDVRTIWGRDFKMAACKVCGRYFAPEDQLQYISGRTGVPLEELMVCSSCR, from the coding sequence ATGGTTAATCTGACGATAGACAACAAAAAGATTCAAGCGGAGGAAGGGCAGACCCTTTTGGATGTGGCCCGACAAAATGGCATAGTTGTCCCGACATTGTGCCACCATGAATCCCTGGAGCCTTCGGGGTCGTGCCGTCTTTGCAGCGTGGAAGTCGGGGAGGGGAGCAGAACGAAGGTTGTCACCTCCTGCCTCTACCCGGTTGCCGAGGGACTGGTTGTCCAAACCGGAAGCGAGCGGGTGATGAATGTCCGGCGCACGGTGATCCAGCTCCTTCTTGCCCGCGCCCCGGAATCGGAGCAGCTCTTCCAGATGGCGGAGAATATGGGGATCAGCCCCGAGCCCCGGTTCAAGGCAAGTGAGGACGGAAATAAATGCGTGCTCTGCCGCTTGTGCGTCCGGACATGCGAGAAGATCGTCGGGGTGAGCGCGATCGGGTTTTCCTCCCGCGGCCCGCAAAAGAATGTCTGCACGCCGTTTCACGAGCCTTCCAATGTCTGCATCGGCTGCGGCGCCTGCTCCTATGTCTGCCCGACGGGGCAAATAGAGATGCACACCTCCCCTGCCGGGGATGTCCGGACGATCTGGGGACGGGACTTCAAGATGGCGGCCTGCAAGGTCTGCGGCCGTTACTTTGCCCCCGAGGATCAGCTTCAGTACATAAGCGGGCGGACCGGCGTGCCTTTAGAAGAGCTGATGGTCTGCTCCAGCTGCCGGTAA
- a CDS encoding polyprenyl synthetase family protein codes for MQMQDVFNYFGNDLKRAGEYMETCLESEVKLIPEIVHHLIGGGGKRFRPLLLLAAAELCGYRGERRYPLSAMIEFIHTATLFHDDVVDHAETRRGRISANRIWGNEASVLIGDFLYSKSFKLMTEDGNRAILKLISQTTNMMSEGEVFQLMKAGDVNTTEEEYLAIVEKKTAILISAACAIGGIIADAKEEQVAALTRFGMGLGTAFQITDDALDYVGKEEEFGKAIGQDIRDGKLTMPLIRTLKKCTQEEKTLVQNGVKNRDEDSAAAIMKLINRYDGIPYSLQKAKKYVAEAKGFLAKFADSDAKTALFTVADYVVGRRV; via the coding sequence ATGCAGATGCAGGATGTCTTTAATTATTTCGGCAACGATCTGAAACGGGCAGGGGAATATATGGAAACCTGCCTCGAATCGGAGGTAAAGCTGATCCCGGAAATCGTCCATCACCTGATTGGCGGCGGAGGAAAGCGTTTCCGCCCCCTGTTGCTCCTGGCGGCGGCGGAGCTCTGCGGCTACCGGGGCGAGCGCCGTTACCCGCTTTCCGCAATGATCGAGTTCATCCACACCGCCACGCTCTTTCATGACGACGTCGTTGACCATGCGGAAACAAGGCGCGGGAGGATCTCCGCAAACCGCATCTGGGGCAACGAGGCCAGTGTGCTGATTGGCGATTTCCTGTACTCAAAATCTTTCAAGTTGATGACCGAAGACGGAAACCGTGCCATCCTCAAGCTTATCTCGCAGACGACAAACATGATGTCGGAAGGAGAGGTTTTTCAATTGATGAAGGCGGGGGACGTCAATACCACCGAAGAGGAGTACCTGGCGATTGTCGAGAAAAAAACGGCTATCCTCATCTCCGCCGCGTGCGCCATTGGCGGAATTATCGCCGACGCGAAGGAGGAACAGGTTGCTGCCCTCACCCGCTTCGGCATGGGTTTGGGGACCGCCTTTCAAATCACCGACGATGCCCTCGATTATGTCGGCAAAGAAGAAGAATTCGGCAAGGCGATCGGCCAGGATATCCGAGACGGGAAACTGACCATGCCCCTTATCCGCACCCTCAAAAAATGCACTCAGGAGGAAAAAACCCTCGTGCAGAACGGGGTTAAAAACAGGGATGAAGATTCGGCGGCGGCGATCATGAAGCTGATAAACCGCTATGACGGCATCCCCTACTCGCTGCAAAAAGCCAAAAAATACGTTGCAGAGGCAAAGGGGTTTCTTGCCAAATTTGCTGATTCGGACGCCAAAACAGCGCTCTTTACCGTCGCAGACTACGTTGTCGGACGGCGCGTCTAA
- a CDS encoding DsbC family protein, whose translation MKKTFAILYSSLLLALLPTVTAVAATPEESFRKSFPAIRADSIKPTPVAGLYEVTVGSRIVYYAPGQEYLVYGPIVTSSGENLTEKRSAELIGIKLKAAPLDKAIRIGNGKHQIVEITDIDCPYCRKASAYLAGRKDLTRYVFLLPAASHKDAKAKTLQVFCAADPAKAYEEAMTGKLDDMKLLPCKAPAAAEERLKAHQEIGRQVGVTGTPLFLIDGQVVLGADMALIEKILNTK comes from the coding sequence ATGAAAAAGACATTTGCAATATTGTACAGCTCGTTACTGCTGGCGTTGCTGCCCACAGTAACAGCCGTCGCGGCAACACCGGAAGAATCTTTCCGCAAGAGCTTCCCCGCAATCCGTGCGGATAGCATCAAGCCTACCCCGGTCGCCGGCCTGTATGAAGTTACGGTAGGGAGCCGAATCGTCTATTACGCCCCGGGACAGGAATACCTGGTCTATGGGCCGATTGTAACAAGCAGCGGGGAGAACCTCACCGAAAAGAGATCCGCCGAGCTCATCGGCATAAAATTGAAAGCCGCTCCCCTCGACAAGGCCATCCGAATCGGGAACGGAAAACATCAGATCGTCGAGATCACCGATATTGACTGCCCCTACTGCCGAAAAGCGTCAGCTTACCTTGCCGGCAGAAAGGATTTGACCCGCTACGTTTTTCTGCTGCCGGCAGCTTCGCACAAGGACGCGAAGGCAAAAACGCTGCAGGTCTTCTGCGCCGCTGATCCAGCAAAGGCCTATGAGGAGGCAATGACCGGCAAACTGGACGACATGAAGTTATTGCCCTGCAAAGCGCCGGCTGCGGCGGAGGAACGCCTGAAGGCGCACCAGGAAATCGGCAGGCAGGTGGGCGTGACCGGAACGCCGCTCTTTCTTATAGACGGACAGGTTGTCCTGGGGGCGGATATGGCGCTCATTGAAAAAATCCTGAACACGAAATGA
- the uppP gene encoding undecaprenyl-diphosphatase UppP, which yields MEIATALILGIVEGFSEFLPISSTGHLILAGKLLGLAESEFVKSFDIAIQLGAILSVVVLYWRELLVDWETIKKVAIAFLPTGVIGFVLYKIIKTILLGSAAVVLWSLLIGGIVLIVFEMLHREKDDATKSLSEITYLQSFLIGVFQSLAVIPGVSRSAATIVGGLILGMKRTMIVEFSFLLAVPTMLAATVYDLYKNGAIFSVLQLNYLAVGFLTSFIVALASIKFLIRFVQNHTFILFGIYRIALVLVWFALF from the coding sequence GTGGAGATAGCAACAGCGCTCATTCTGGGCATCGTCGAGGGATTTTCGGAATTTCTGCCCATTTCGTCCACCGGCCACCTGATTCTCGCCGGCAAACTGCTGGGACTTGCGGAAAGTGAGTTCGTCAAGAGTTTTGACATCGCCATCCAACTGGGGGCGATCCTCTCCGTCGTCGTCCTGTATTGGCGAGAGCTGCTGGTTGATTGGGAAACGATCAAAAAGGTGGCCATCGCCTTTCTGCCGACTGGCGTTATCGGTTTTGTTCTCTACAAAATCATCAAAACCATCCTCCTCGGCTCCGCGGCCGTCGTCCTGTGGTCGCTCCTTATCGGGGGAATCGTCCTTATCGTCTTCGAGATGCTCCATCGTGAAAAAGACGACGCGACAAAATCACTCTCCGAAATTACCTATCTGCAGTCGTTTCTGATCGGCGTTTTTCAGTCGCTTGCCGTCATTCCCGGGGTATCCCGTTCCGCGGCGACGATCGTCGGGGGGCTGATCCTCGGCATGAAAAGGACAATGATTGTCGAATTTTCCTTCCTGCTGGCCGTTCCGACGATGCTCGCCGCGACGGTTTACGACCTTTATAAAAACGGCGCCATCTTCTCCGTCTTGCAGCTCAATTACCTGGCAGTCGGGTTTCTGACCTCCTTCATCGTCGCTTTGGCGAGCATCAAATTCCTGATCCGTTTCGTACAGAACCACACGTTCATCCTCTTCGGCATTTACCGCATCGCCCTTGTCCTCGTCTGGTTTGCGCTCTTTTAA
- a CDS encoding NADP-dependent isocitrate dehydrogenase, with protein sequence MAKIKVVNPIVEMDGDEMTRVIWAKIKEKLICPWLDIDLKYYDLSIMNRDATGDQVTIAAADATLQYGVAVKCATITHDEARMKEFGSPALLRSPNGTIRNILDGTIFREPIICKNVPRLVPHWEKPIIIARHAFGDQYKAGEFHFKGKGSLRLIFVPEDGSPSIAKECFKSTGDGVAMATYNTDESIAGFARACLNYGLARRYPVYLSTKNTVLKIYDGRFKNIFRKIFDEEFSKSFRDVGLTYEHRLIDDMVASTMKWSGGYLWACKNYDGDVMSDLVAQGYGSLGLMTSILMSPDGSAFEAEAAHGTITRHFRDYQAGKETSSNPIASIFAWTRGLTRRGELDSSPEVVKFARTLEEVCVQAVEAGHMTKDLALRVGSGQKWQTTDQFLDTIAGELRKRI encoded by the coding sequence ATGGCAAAAATAAAGGTGGTTAACCCGATAGTGGAGATGGACGGGGATGAAATGACCAGGGTCATCTGGGCAAAGATCAAGGAAAAACTTATTTGTCCCTGGCTCGACATAGACCTGAAATACTACGATCTCAGCATCATGAACCGCGACGCAACCGGCGATCAGGTGACAATCGCCGCCGCCGACGCAACTCTTCAATACGGGGTTGCCGTCAAATGCGCCACGATCACCCACGACGAGGCGCGGATGAAGGAGTTTGGTTCACCTGCCCTGCTGCGCTCCCCAAACGGCACAATCCGGAACATCCTCGACGGGACCATCTTCCGGGAACCGATCATCTGCAAAAACGTCCCCCGCCTGGTTCCCCACTGGGAAAAGCCGATAATCATCGCCCGCCACGCCTTTGGCGACCAGTATAAGGCAGGCGAATTCCATTTCAAGGGCAAGGGCTCCCTGCGCCTCATTTTTGTTCCGGAAGACGGCAGTCCCAGCATCGCCAAAGAGTGCTTCAAATCAACCGGCGACGGCGTCGCAATGGCAACCTACAACACCGATGAGTCAATCGCCGGCTTCGCCCGCGCCTGTTTAAACTACGGGTTGGCCCGCCGCTATCCGGTTTATCTGTCCACCAAAAATACGGTCCTCAAAATCTACGACGGCCGCTTTAAAAATATTTTCAGGAAGATCTTTGATGAGGAGTTCTCAAAGAGCTTCAGAGATGTCGGCCTTACATACGAACACCGCCTGATCGACGACATGGTTGCCTCCACCATGAAATGGAGCGGCGGCTACCTCTGGGCCTGCAAAAACTACGATGGCGACGTAATGTCCGATCTTGTCGCCCAGGGTTACGGTTCCCTGGGGCTTATGACATCCATCCTGATGAGCCCGGACGGTAGCGCCTTCGAGGCGGAGGCGGCGCACGGCACCATTACCCGCCACTTCCGCGATTATCAGGCAGGCAAGGAGACCTCCTCCAATCCCATAGCCTCAATCTTCGCCTGGACGCGCGGCCTTACCCGCCGCGGCGAACTCGACAGCTCGCCGGAAGTGGTAAAATTTGCACGCACTCTGGAGGAAGTCTGCGTCCAGGCAGTCGAAGCCGGCCATATGACCAAGGATCTGGCGCTTAGAGTCGGCAGCGGCCAGAAGTGGCAAACAACAGATCAGTTCCTCGATACAATAGCTGGCGAGTTGAGAAAGCGGATATGA
- a CDS encoding SDR family oxidoreductase → MELGIEGRKAIIGGASAGLGKACALALAREGVDVTIVARTRERIEAAGAEIAAATGVNVQAVAVDINTDEGQKEVLAACPSPDIIVNNSGGPPPGDFRDWDREAWLAALNNNMLGAIFMIKNTLDGMIARRFGRIVNITSSAVKAPIPILGLSNGARSGLTGFVAGIAREAAIHNVTLNNLLPGDFETERQRSYTQALAETEHRLYEEMRKIRVSANPTGRFGRPEEFGAYCVFLCSVHGGFITGQNLLIDGGKYPGTF, encoded by the coding sequence ATGGAGCTCGGGATTGAAGGCAGAAAGGCCATAATCGGCGGGGCGAGCGCGGGGCTGGGCAAGGCGTGTGCGCTGGCGCTTGCCAGGGAGGGGGTCGATGTGACGATTGTCGCCCGCACCAGGGAGAGGATCGAGGCGGCGGGAGCGGAAATAGCCGCCGCAACGGGCGTAAATGTTCAGGCCGTCGCCGTTGACATCAACACCGACGAGGGCCAAAAGGAGGTTCTTGCTGCCTGTCCGTCGCCGGACATAATCGTCAATAACTCCGGGGGGCCGCCTCCCGGCGATTTCCGTGACTGGGACAGGGAGGCATGGCTCGCGGCCTTGAACAACAACATGCTGGGGGCGATCTTTATGATCAAAAATACGCTTGACGGGATGATCGCCCGCCGGTTCGGACGGATTGTGAATATAACCTCAAGCGCGGTAAAAGCGCCGATCCCCATCCTGGGACTTTCCAACGGGGCGCGTTCCGGTCTCACCGGTTTCGTTGCGGGAATTGCCCGCGAGGCAGCTATCCACAACGTCACGCTCAACAACCTGCTCCCCGGCGATTTTGAAACGGAGCGTCAGCGATCCTACACGCAGGCGCTGGCGGAAACCGAGCATCGTTTATATGAAGAGATGCGAAAAATACGGGTTTCCGCAAATCCGACGGGGCGGTTCGGCAGGCCCGAGGAATTCGGCGCTTACTGCGTCTTTTTATGCAGCGTTCACGGGGGATTTATCACCGGGCAGAACCTGCTGATTGACGGCGGCAAGTATCCCGGCACTTTTTAA
- a CDS encoding aminopeptidase yields MRETREIMSEEYLERYADVLVWGLETARKGRYRKGNIILIQYDRAALRLAELLYERIISRGMHPVQRSSLSSAMELSFFEKSGAGQLVFLPPGEKELYKNLHGRIYLHAPESLTHLKDVDSAKIGKALVARKQLRDIIEAREQQGDYGWTLCTFPTEELARQARTTTAAYTDQIIRACYLDQNNPVEKWKEIRRNAASIKKWLGSLRTAWFHIESAGCDLWISPGEQRQWLGVSGHNIPSFELFISPDWRGTKGTYYANLPSYRSGNYVEGVKLTFAKGEAVAISAQRGEDFTIRQLAMDKGAKRLGEFSLTDRRFSHIDMFMADTLFDENFGGAHGNCHIAVGASYTDTFSGDQTSMTPALKKKLGFNDSALHWDMVNTEPKTVTAHLKTGEKLLIYENGCFKH; encoded by the coding sequence ATGAGAGAAACTCGGGAGATCATGAGCGAGGAATACCTGGAAAGATACGCCGACGTCCTGGTCTGGGGACTGGAAACGGCCCGGAAAGGCCGCTATCGCAAGGGAAACATCATCCTGATTCAGTACGACCGGGCAGCCCTGCGCCTGGCGGAGCTGCTCTATGAAAGGATAATCTCCCGGGGGATGCATCCCGTGCAGCGGAGCAGCCTGTCTTCGGCCATGGAGCTTTCCTTTTTTGAAAAATCGGGGGCCGGTCAGCTCGTTTTTCTGCCGCCGGGGGAAAAGGAGCTCTACAAAAATCTCCATGGCCGCATCTACCTGCACGCTCCCGAATCGCTGACCCACCTGAAAGACGTTGATTCAGCGAAAATCGGCAAGGCGCTGGTCGCCCGCAAGCAGCTCCGCGACATTATCGAGGCGCGCGAACAGCAGGGCGATTACGGCTGGACCCTCTGCACCTTCCCGACCGAGGAACTCGCCCGGCAGGCCCGGACGACTACAGCAGCATATACCGACCAGATAATCAGGGCCTGTTACCTGGATCAAAACAATCCGGTAGAAAAATGGAAGGAAATCAGGCGTAACGCGGCATCCATCAAAAAATGGCTGGGGAGTTTGCGTACAGCCTGGTTTCACATAGAATCAGCCGGCTGCGACCTGTGGATATCTCCCGGGGAACAGCGGCAGTGGCTGGGAGTCTCCGGACACAATATCCCGAGTTTCGAGCTTTTTATCTCCCCGGACTGGCGGGGGACAAAGGGTACATACTACGCAAATCTGCCTTCTTATCGCAGCGGCAACTATGTGGAGGGGGTAAAACTGACCTTTGCAAAGGGGGAGGCAGTGGCAATCAGCGCTCAGAGGGGCGAGGATTTCACCATTCGCCAGCTCGCCATGGACAAAGGCGCCAAACGGCTCGGCGAGTTTTCGCTGACCGATCGGCGATTCTCCCACATCGACATGTTCATGGCCGACACCCTTTTCGACGAGAATTTCGGCGGCGCCCATGGAAACTGCCATATCGCCGTCGGCGCATCCTATACAGACACATTCTCCGGAGACCAAACCTCGATGACTCCGGCCTTGAAGAAAAAGCTGGGCTTCAACGACTCGGCCCTGCACTGGGACATGGTAAACACGGAACCCAAAACGGTCACGGCCCATCTGAAGACAGGCGAGAAGCTGCTGATCTACGAAAACGGCTGTTTTAAGCACTGA
- a CDS encoding RtcB family protein, with translation MKYIDTEGVIIKSWCNNPDVNALAQAKNLANLPFIFRQVCLMPDTHEGYGMPIGGVIATNGFVIPNAVGVDIGCGMLATATNLTKISLPALKKILGKIRETVPVGFEHQEKAQDESLMPQMEDPDLYPEVNRQYRSACKQLGTLGGGNHFIEIQKGSDAHIWFMIHSGSRNIGLKVASRYNQTAIALNEQWHSAVPKKWELAFLPIETEEAKTYLREMRYCLEFALANRKLMADRVRAAISAEITDVEFVEPINIHHNYAAFEDHFGKNVIVHRKGATSARLGEMGIIPGSQGTASYIVRGKGNPESFMSCSHGAGRKMGRRAAIKTLNLEREKKILDDQGIIHAIRGRQDLEEAAGAYKDIAVVMAEQQDLVDIVVRLEPLAVIKG, from the coding sequence ATGAAATACATAGACACGGAAGGAGTTATAATCAAGAGCTGGTGCAACAACCCGGACGTCAACGCCCTTGCCCAGGCGAAGAATCTGGCAAACCTGCCGTTCATCTTCAGACAGGTTTGTCTCATGCCCGACACCCACGAAGGCTACGGGATGCCAATCGGCGGGGTCATTGCCACGAATGGTTTTGTGATCCCCAATGCCGTCGGCGTCGATATCGGCTGTGGAATGCTGGCAACCGCAACGAACCTGACAAAAATTTCTTTGCCGGCGCTCAAGAAAATCCTTGGCAAAATCAGGGAAACTGTTCCCGTCGGCTTCGAACACCAGGAAAAAGCCCAAGATGAAAGTCTGATGCCGCAGATGGAAGATCCGGACCTGTATCCGGAGGTAAACCGCCAATACCGCTCCGCGTGCAAGCAGCTCGGAACCCTGGGCGGCGGCAACCACTTCATCGAAATCCAGAAAGGATCGGACGCCCATATCTGGTTCATGATCCATTCGGGAAGCCGGAATATCGGCCTCAAGGTAGCCAGCCGCTATAACCAGACGGCGATTGCGTTAAACGAACAATGGCATTCCGCTGTCCCGAAGAAATGGGAGCTGGCCTTTCTGCCCATTGAAACGGAGGAGGCAAAGACATACTTGCGAGAGATGCGTTACTGTCTGGAATTTGCTCTGGCCAATCGCAAACTGATGGCCGACCGGGTACGGGCAGCCATCAGTGCGGAAATAACGGATGTGGAATTTGTGGAACCCATCAATATTCACCATAATTATGCGGCCTTCGAAGATCATTTCGGCAAAAACGTCATCGTTCACCGCAAAGGCGCAACCTCGGCGCGTCTTGGAGAGATGGGCATCATCCCCGGTTCCCAGGGAACGGCCAGCTATATTGTAAGAGGAAAGGGAAACCCCGAGAGTTTCATGAGCTGCTCTCACGGCGCCGGCCGTAAAATGGGAAGACGGGCGGCCATCAAAACCCTCAATCTTGAGAGGGAAAAAAAGATTCTCGACGATCAGGGGATTATCCATGCCATCCGCGGCAGGCAGGATCTCGAAGAAGCGGCGGGTGCCTATAAAGATATTGCTGTGGTGATGGCCGAACAGCAGGATCTCGTGGATATCGTAGTCAGGCTGGAACCCTTGGCTGTAATCAAAGGCTGA
- a CDS encoding NAD(P)H-hydrate dehydratase — translation MKISNVAQMQAMDRDAVEKFGISEQVLMENAGLASCGALFREGGVKGKRYAIFCGAGNNGGDGLVVARHILSGGGTPHIFFAGDPERLQGAAKKNYEIVAKLPIVTERVTAAAEIEAAVLGMDGIVDALFGTGLARAVEGVYREIVELINRSGKPVLSLDIPSGISGDTGAVLGTAVRAHQTVTFGLPKIGNMLYPGFEHCGRLSVAHISFPPSLYEDEAILVETNSDLPLPERAATAHKGSLGDVLFVAGAAGYYGAPYFSAMSFLKAGGGYARLATPRSIAPFIAMNGSEIVFVPQAETDTGSIAFENLDFLLALAKKVDMVVIGPGLSIAEETAGLVRGLVSAVEKPLLLDGDGITAVCGRAELISGRSGPTVLTPHPGEMARLTGKSVAEIEKNRIVILQDTCTNLHVYIVLKGAHSLIGTPEGRVFVNMNGNPGMATAGVGDVLTGSIAAMFGQGLPLAEAVRKGVFLHGLSGDLAAADKGQEGLTARDVLNYLPYALKQESAPESNPSGAGGKTKAKFHNQERQLQNSHILSFPQ, via the coding sequence ATGAAAATCAGCAATGTTGCCCAGATGCAGGCGATGGACAGGGATGCTGTCGAAAAGTTTGGAATTTCCGAGCAGGTTTTGATGGAGAACGCCGGCCTTGCCTCCTGCGGGGCGCTTTTTCGTGAAGGGGGGGTAAAGGGGAAACGGTATGCCATTTTCTGCGGCGCCGGCAATAATGGCGGCGACGGACTGGTTGTAGCCCGCCATATCCTCTCGGGCGGGGGGACGCCCCATATCTTTTTTGCCGGCGACCCGGAACGTCTGCAAGGGGCGGCGAAAAAGAATTACGAGATTGTCGCAAAGCTGCCGATCGTGACGGAACGGGTAACGGCTGCGGCAGAGATTGAGGCGGCTGTTCTCGGGATGGACGGTATTGTCGATGCGCTTTTCGGGACCGGTCTTGCCCGCGCGGTGGAAGGAGTTTACCGGGAAATTGTAGAGCTGATCAACCGTAGCGGCAAGCCGGTTCTCAGCCTTGACATACCCTCCGGCATCAGCGGCGATACGGGGGCTGTTCTGGGGACGGCCGTGCGCGCCCACCAGACGGTAACCTTTGGTCTGCCAAAGATCGGAAACATGCTTTATCCCGGTTTCGAGCATTGCGGAAGGCTCAGTGTGGCGCATATCTCGTTTCCCCCCTCCCTGTACGAGGATGAAGCGATCCTGGTGGAAACAAACAGCGATCTGCCCCTCCCTGAAAGGGCAGCCACCGCCCACAAGGGCTCGCTCGGGGATGTGCTGTTTGTCGCCGGCGCCGCGGGCTATTACGGGGCGCCGTATTTCAGCGCAATGTCATTTCTGAAGGCCGGGGGAGGATACGCCCGTCTGGCCACTCCCCGCTCGATCGCGCCCTTCATCGCCATGAACGGCAGCGAGATCGTTTTTGTTCCGCAGGCGGAAACAGACACGGGCAGCATCGCTTTTGAAAACCTGGATTTCCTGCTCGCACTGGCAAAAAAGGTTGATATGGTTGTCATCGGTCCCGGCCTTTCTATTGCCGAAGAAACCGCGGGGCTTGTCCGGGGGCTTGTCTCGGCAGTGGAAAAACCGCTTCTGCTCGACGGCGACGGGATAACTGCCGTTTGCGGCCGTGCGGAGCTTATCAGCGGGCGTTCGGGGCCGACCGTTTTGACCCCTCATCCGGGGGAGATGGCGCGACTGACCGGAAAATCGGTTGCGGAAATAGAGAAGAACCGCATCGTTATTCTGCAGGATACCTGCACGAATCTGCACGTATATATTGTCCTGAAGGGCGCCCACTCCCTGATCGGCACGCCGGAGGGGCGCGTTTTTGTCAACATGAACGGCAATCCGGGGATGGCGACTGCCGGAGTCGGCGATGTGCTGACCGGGAGCATCGCCGCGATGTTCGGTCAAGGTCTCCCGCTTGCGGAAGCGGTGCGCAAGGGGGTGTTTCTCCACGGCCTTTCCGGCGATTTGGCCGCCGCCGACAAGGGGCAGGAGGGTTTGACCGCCCGGGATGTTTTGAACTATCTGCCCTATGCGCTCAAACAGGAAAGCGCCCCGGAAAGCAATCCTTCCGGCGCAGGAGGTAAAACGAAGGCTAAATTTCATAATCAGGAGAGGCAATTGCAAAACTCTCACATTCTGTCATTCCCGCAATGA
- the thiE gene encoding thiamine phosphate synthase — protein sequence MKTKKIDYSLYLVTDRRWLGRKSLEDAVEEAIQGGATVVQLREKDVSAREYLEIAKSIKAVTDRCGIPFIINDRIDIAFACEADGVHLGSDDLSIPLARALLGEGKIVGASACTLAEALALEAEGADYLGVGAVFPTGTKTDADQVALTELAKIKANVRIPVVAIGGIGLGNIEAALETGIDGVAVVSTIMAQRDIAGAAKTLANILKASLLREIPVKERR from the coding sequence ATGAAAACAAAAAAAATCGATTATTCATTGTATCTGGTGACCGATCGCCGCTGGCTTGGGAGAAAAAGTCTCGAGGACGCCGTCGAAGAGGCGATTCAGGGCGGGGCAACCGTTGTCCAGCTTCGGGAAAAGGATGTCTCGGCGCGGGAATATCTGGAAATTGCGAAGAGTATAAAAGCTGTTACGGACAGATGCGGGATTCCGTTTATCATCAATGACCGGATAGACATCGCCTTTGCCTGTGAGGCCGACGGGGTGCATCTCGGTTCTGACGATCTGTCCATTCCGCTTGCCCGCGCGCTTCTCGGGGAGGGAAAAATTGTGGGCGCCTCCGCCTGTACGCTTGCAGAGGCGCTGGCGCTGGAGGCCGAGGGGGCCGATTATCTGGGGGTCGGCGCGGTTTTTCCAACCGGTACGAAAACCGACGCCGACCAGGTAGCGCTTACAGAATTGGCAAAAATCAAGGCAAACGTCAGGATTCCGGTTGTGGCGATCGGCGGGATTGGCTTGGGCAACATCGAGGCGGCGCTGGAAACCGGGATTGACGGCGTTGCCGTTGTTTCAACAATAATGGCGCAGCGCGATATCGCCGGCGCGGCGAAAACCCTGGCGAATATACTCAAAGCCTCACTCTTGCGAGAGATTCCCGTTAAAGAGCGGCGATGA